One segment of Neobacillus endophyticus DNA contains the following:
- the yeiL gene encoding transcriptional regulator YeiL, which translates to MEIYKNKKKQRYLEEHSIAHLFSFPVEELIEVHEYKRDEWIIQEGMRPDFLFYVMEGKAKIYVTHQNGKVSLINFINANDYIGEMELLNEVYYTKGIQALTKTICLALPLHRCRDQMLEDVIFLRELTKFLSVKATQMAAKYSQSLAFPLENRLADFILQTADEEVYKEKHVMVCDFLGVSYRHLLHVLAQFCDKGFLQKEGRSYRILEPGALIELAKMLKNE; encoded by the coding sequence ATGGAAATTTATAAAAATAAGAAAAAGCAGCGCTATTTAGAAGAACACTCCATTGCCCATTTATTTTCTTTTCCGGTGGAAGAGTTGATCGAAGTGCATGAGTATAAACGGGATGAGTGGATTATTCAAGAAGGTATGCGGCCGGATTTTTTATTTTATGTCATGGAAGGAAAAGCGAAAATTTATGTAACGCACCAGAATGGGAAAGTTTCCTTGATTAATTTTATCAATGCCAATGACTATATTGGGGAAATGGAATTATTAAATGAGGTGTACTATACAAAAGGCATTCAAGCTTTGACGAAGACTATTTGCTTGGCTTTGCCGCTTCACCGCTGCCGTGATCAAATGCTGGAAGATGTGATCTTCCTAAGGGAACTGACCAAGTTCTTAAGTGTTAAAGCCACTCAAATGGCAGCAAAGTATTCGCAAAGTCTTGCCTTTCCACTTGAAAATCGATTGGCAGATTTCATTTTGCAAACAGCGGATGAAGAGGTCTATAAAGAAAAACACGTCATGGTTTGCGACTTTCTAGGAGTATCCTATCGCCATTTATTGCATGTCCTTGCGCAGTTCTGTGATAAAGGTTTTTTGCAAAAGGAAGGACGCAGTTATCGCATTCTGGAGCCAGGAGCACTAATTGAACTTGCCAAAATGCTAAAGAATGAATAA
- a CDS encoding BglG family transcription antiterminator, producing the protein MPDFMMNERMVQIIELTRKKHHCSLENLAESLGVSTRTVRNDIKQLNHDLMGIAWLVNAKGKGYRWSIEDEPLFEDLMTKFQSQKNLQDSPQSRLAFIIDRLVNSDTVITLDELAFEMNIGRTTLVNELKKATVALESYHLSIKGIQNRGIYLSGNEMDLRFFVMDNVYDYLYSGYPLDDDIKEEINKIANQYDLESTTQNRLMQYVTVMLDRLLKGHPLMEINRNLNRLIDTKDYQYAAAITRAIEKQLPISIPQPEILFITLPIAGRRTPTNNRSLADITITDDVKHLLSLILEQVGFEKDVIFENKGFFEDLQFHLTFMLNRLMFGVRINNPLLTDVKEKYPVAYKMAEIAGQVIEREYRLMVSEDELGYIAFYFGVFIAQNEVNVQRIQHVAVICGTGRGTAKLIAMQLQKVLNQNTQIDIFSESEVTKERLTGYDIVFSTVKLLFESDAPLITINEIFDESRVSQQIERVAYLRKFKLKDAGDHHSIVKLLTNEQKFFILDSRKSYRENVDVMIHELTQKGYLDEDFRERLKARAEKGSMVFDQYIALPHTVNHQSNKIELALGVFPEKILEDGKEIKLVFLLGIPEETDYDASLLVKIYDEIIRIAANKKLIDQLANAASFEALSKHLEQAIRL; encoded by the coding sequence ATGCCAGATTTTATGATGAATGAGCGAATGGTCCAAATAATTGAACTCACTCGAAAAAAGCACCATTGTTCATTAGAGAATTTGGCAGAATCATTAGGGGTTAGCACTAGAACTGTCCGTAATGATATTAAGCAGTTAAACCACGACTTAATGGGCATTGCATGGTTAGTGAATGCAAAAGGGAAGGGCTACCGCTGGTCGATTGAGGATGAACCATTATTTGAGGACCTGATGACAAAATTTCAATCACAGAAAAATCTGCAAGATTCACCCCAAAGCCGGCTTGCCTTTATCATTGACCGCTTAGTAAATAGTGATACAGTCATTACTCTGGATGAATTGGCATTTGAAATGAATATTGGCAGGACCACACTGGTCAATGAATTGAAAAAAGCAACGGTCGCTTTAGAGTCCTATCATTTATCAATTAAAGGAATACAAAATAGAGGCATCTATTTAAGCGGCAATGAAATGGACCTGCGCTTCTTTGTTATGGATAATGTCTATGATTATTTATATAGTGGTTATCCGCTTGATGATGATATTAAAGAGGAAATCAACAAAATTGCCAATCAGTATGATTTGGAATCGACCACACAAAATCGGTTAATGCAGTATGTCACTGTCATGCTGGATCGTCTTTTGAAAGGTCATCCTCTTATGGAGATAAATCGGAATCTCAATAGGCTGATTGACACAAAAGATTATCAGTATGCAGCAGCTATTACGAGGGCCATTGAAAAGCAACTGCCCATCTCGATTCCTCAGCCGGAGATCTTATTTATCACGTTACCGATTGCCGGCAGACGAACCCCTACTAACAATCGGTCCTTAGCTGATATTACTATTACCGATGATGTAAAACATCTTTTGAGTTTGATATTGGAACAGGTCGGGTTCGAAAAGGATGTTATTTTTGAAAATAAAGGGTTTTTTGAGGATTTACAATTTCACCTGACCTTTATGTTAAATCGCCTGATGTTTGGGGTGAGAATTAACAATCCCTTGCTCACAGATGTGAAGGAAAAATATCCGGTTGCCTATAAAATGGCTGAAATAGCAGGGCAGGTCATTGAAAGAGAATATCGTTTAATGGTTTCAGAAGATGAGCTTGGTTACATCGCCTTCTACTTTGGGGTTTTTATTGCTCAGAATGAGGTGAATGTTCAACGAATCCAGCATGTAGCTGTTATTTGCGGCACTGGCAGGGGTACGGCCAAATTGATCGCTATGCAGCTTCAAAAGGTGCTGAATCAGAATACTCAGATTGATATATTTTCAGAATCGGAAGTCACGAAAGAACGCTTAACCGGCTATGATATTGTTTTTTCCACTGTTAAACTGCTATTTGAATCGGACGCCCCTTTAATTACGATAAACGAAATTTTTGATGAAAGTCGCGTTTCACAGCAAATTGAACGAGTGGCCTACTTGCGGAAGTTCAAACTAAAAGATGCAGGAGATCATCATTCTATTGTCAAGCTATTAACAAATGAACAGAAGTTTTTCATTTTGGATAGCCGTAAAAGTTATCGGGAAAATGTGGATGTGATGATTCACGAATTAACACAGAAGGGATACCTTGATGAGGACTTTCGCGAGCGGTTAAAAGCAAGGGCCGAAAAGGGCTCAATGGTATTTGACCAATACATTGCATTGCCGCATACCGTCAATCATCAATCCAATAAAATTGAGCTGGCACTAGGCGTTTTTCCTGAAAAGATCCTAGAAGATGGGAAAGAAATCAAATTGGTGTTTCTCCTGGGAATTCCAGAAGAAACAGATTATGATGCAAGTCTTCTAGTAAAAATTTACGATGAAATCATTCGAATCGCAGCCAATAAAAAGCTTATTGATCAATTGGCTAATGCAGCCAGCTTCGAAGCACTATCGAAGCATCTTGAACAAGCCATCAGGTTATAA
- a CDS encoding ArsR/SmtB family transcription factor has protein sequence MSSKQAIDVFRSCIPLFNALSDPARQDIILLLAEREPLSVNEIAEQSNLSRPAISHHLKIMRDVYLVKIEQKGTQRYYSLSLNQSVEQLKQLIEIVEQECSL, from the coding sequence ATGTCATCGAAACAGGCTATTGATGTATTTAGATCGTGTATACCATTGTTTAACGCTTTAAGTGACCCTGCCAGGCAGGATATTATTCTTTTGCTGGCAGAACGGGAACCGTTAAGTGTAAATGAAATAGCCGAGCAGTCGAATTTATCGCGCCCGGCAATTTCTCATCATTTAAAAATCATGCGGGATGTCTATCTCGTCAAAATTGAACAAAAAGGCACCCAGCGCTATTATTCTCTTTCATTAAACCAAAGTGTAGAGCAATTGAAGCAGCTGATTGAGATCGTAGAACAGGAGTGCAGTCTATAA
- a CDS encoding SDR family oxidoreductase, whose product MSESWLGLEGKVAIVTGGASGIGLTIAGELLRNGAKVVISDVNVEDGLQEDGFYLLKCDVTKKESVDNMVAKTLELFGTVDILVNNAGINLPRLLVDVKGERPEYELSEKDFDFMVAVNQKGPFLCAQAVAKEMLKQNKGVIINVASEAGQEGSAGQSCYSATKGAVISFTRAWAKELGKYNIRVVAIAPGIMEATGLRTEVYNEALAYTRGVTVDGLATDYSKSIPLAREGKLYEAAELVSYLASDRSSYITGTTLNISGGKSRG is encoded by the coding sequence GTGAGTGAATCATGGCTAGGCTTGGAGGGAAAAGTGGCAATTGTGACAGGAGGTGCCTCTGGAATCGGATTAACAATAGCAGGTGAACTGCTGAGAAATGGAGCAAAAGTTGTCATTTCTGATGTAAATGTTGAAGATGGCCTACAAGAAGATGGCTTTTATCTACTGAAATGTGACGTGACCAAAAAAGAAAGCGTAGACAATATGGTGGCCAAAACATTGGAATTGTTTGGAACAGTGGACATCCTAGTAAATAACGCTGGGATCAACCTTCCAAGGCTCTTAGTGGATGTTAAAGGAGAAAGACCGGAGTATGAGTTAAGTGAGAAGGACTTTGACTTTATGGTTGCAGTTAACCAAAAGGGACCATTCCTATGTGCACAAGCGGTTGCCAAAGAAATGTTAAAGCAAAATAAAGGTGTCATTATAAACGTTGCTTCTGAAGCGGGTCAAGAAGGATCAGCAGGCCAGAGCTGCTATTCTGCCACAAAAGGAGCGGTCATTTCCTTTACCCGGGCATGGGCAAAAGAGTTAGGGAAATACAATATCCGCGTTGTAGCCATTGCACCAGGGATCATGGAAGCAACAGGTCTAAGAACGGAGGTATACAATGAGGCTTTGGCGTATACCAGGGGCGTTACAGTCGATGGGTTAGCCACAGATTACAGTAAATCGATTCCTTTAGCAAGAGAAGGGAAATTGTATGAAGCGGCTGAGCTGGTTTCTTATCTGGCTTCTGACCGTTCAAGTTATATTACAGGAACCACACTTAATATTTCAGGCGGAAAATCACGCGGTTAG
- the srlA gene encoding PTS glucitol/sorbitol transporter subunit IIC, whose protein sequence is MEIIVHLAQGFMKLFQTGAGTFLSWMKGIVPVVLLLMVAMNTLIQLIGEKRINRLAMASARNPLLRYLILPFIGSFMLGNPMALSLGRFLPEKYKPSYYASGAYFCHTSNGLFPHINPGELFIYLGIAAGIEKLGLNPAELAVRYLLVGLVMNFFAGWITDFTTKVVEKQQGIKLKTEVKLHH, encoded by the coding sequence ATGGAGATCATCGTACACTTGGCACAAGGTTTTATGAAGCTGTTTCAAACAGGTGCAGGGACGTTCCTGTCTTGGATGAAAGGAATTGTTCCAGTCGTTCTTTTATTAATGGTTGCCATGAACACACTAATTCAATTAATTGGAGAAAAACGGATTAACAGGCTGGCAATGGCATCAGCGAGAAATCCTCTCTTAAGATATCTGATCCTTCCCTTTATCGGATCGTTTATGCTGGGTAACCCGATGGCATTGTCATTAGGACGTTTTTTACCAGAAAAATACAAGCCTAGTTATTATGCCTCTGGTGCGTATTTCTGTCACACCAGTAATGGTTTATTTCCACATATCAATCCTGGAGAACTCTTTATTTACCTTGGAATCGCCGCGGGGATTGAAAAACTTGGTTTAAACCCGGCAGAACTGGCCGTCCGTTATCTTCTGGTCGGTTTGGTTATGAACTTCTTCGCTGGATGGATTACGGACTTTACGACAAAAGTTGTTGAGAAACAACAAGGAATAAAATTAAAAACTGAAGTGAAATTACATCATTAA
- a CDS encoding transcriptional regulator GutM: MQVFIIIILIAGAFIVQAGLGFLQIQHFSKAYAELRRIGKVAIGKKPGRIRAGTIVMFAVTDSGRILKAKKLQGVTVMAQVKDLNGFENKNLKTLTEKDFAHCNTLLKLAILDAIQNYQTIMSGGEIPEKNSLFKNIMLKAERVTSAKK; this comes from the coding sequence ATGCAAGTTTTTATCATTATTATTCTTATTGCCGGGGCGTTTATCGTGCAAGCGGGGCTAGGTTTTCTACAAATCCAGCATTTTTCGAAAGCGTATGCAGAGTTAAGGAGAATCGGAAAAGTGGCGATTGGCAAGAAGCCTGGGAGGATTCGGGCTGGAACCATTGTCATGTTTGCCGTAACCGACAGCGGAAGAATTCTGAAGGCCAAGAAACTTCAAGGTGTCACGGTCATGGCCCAAGTGAAGGATTTAAATGGATTTGAGAATAAAAATCTGAAAACACTTACGGAGAAAGATTTCGCTCATTGTAATACGCTTTTAAAATTAGCTATTCTTGATGCCATTCAAAATTACCAAACGATCATGAGCGGTGGAGAAATTCCAGAGAAGAATAGTCTCTTTAAAAACATCATGCTTAAAGCAGAACGAGTTACATCAGCCAAAAAATAA
- a CDS encoding SDR family NAD(P)-dependent oxidoreductase yields MKKTALITGATSGLGYEFVKLLSKDGFDLVLVARNQQKLEEIKQTFSNIQVTVIAKDLSIAGAAKEVFREMEDKQIDIDILVNNAGFGLMGKFDELDIHKQTEMIQLNITALTELTYYFLPGFKRKNHGRILNVASTAAFQPGPLMAVYYATKAFVLSFSEALVEELNGSGVTVTTLCPGATKTNFASIANVEGTKMFSNAMSSDIVAQKGYEAMMSGKRVVITGGLNKAGAYSAKFLPRSLAAKIAKYVAREK; encoded by the coding sequence GTGAAAAAGACAGCTTTAATTACAGGAGCAACCAGCGGTTTAGGATATGAATTTGTCAAATTGTTATCCAAAGATGGCTTTGATCTGGTTTTGGTTGCAAGGAATCAACAAAAACTGGAGGAAATTAAGCAGACATTCTCTAATATTCAAGTGACGGTCATTGCTAAAGATTTGAGCATAGCGGGAGCGGCAAAAGAAGTATTTCGGGAAATGGAAGATAAGCAGATCGATATCGATATTTTAGTGAACAACGCTGGATTTGGGTTAATGGGCAAGTTTGATGAATTAGACATCCATAAACAAACAGAAATGATTCAGTTAAACATTACTGCTTTAACAGAATTGACCTATTATTTCTTACCTGGGTTCAAACGGAAGAATCACGGAAGAATCTTGAATGTTGCGAGTACGGCGGCCTTTCAACCGGGGCCTTTAATGGCCGTTTATTATGCTACAAAGGCTTTTGTTCTATCGTTTTCAGAAGCATTAGTGGAAGAGTTAAACGGAAGCGGAGTCACGGTTACAACCCTTTGTCCCGGTGCAACGAAAACGAATTTTGCTTCAATAGCCAATGTCGAAGGAACAAAAATGTTCAGCAACGCCATGTCCTCCGATATCGTGGCTCAAAAAGGTTATGAAGCCATGATGAGCGGGAAACGAGTTGTTATTACAGGTGGATTAAATAAGGCAGGTGCCTATAGTGCGAAATTTTTACCAAGGAGCCTTGCTGCTAAAATCGCAAAATATGTCGCACGTGAAAAGTAA
- a CDS encoding MFS transporter — translation MNSQRWMSRQFFCFFMTWGIFLPYWTGWMIHTKGVTISEASLIMSLGLAARGLSTLVVFPYFSERFSSKTLLNGMAFGTLLAILCCIPASSFASLLAATLLLHIFYPTLMPALDSAAGVLVQSNQLKHYGKSRSWGSIGFVAAGMVLSIFTGALGDHVILWALLLGTAVFVVLSLTRAPVVLSEKPQTDPAKKGGMMKLFHIKHFGLVLVIVILLQAAHAAYYSYGYIFLQSIHAPKYLIGVILNIAVLAEILFFTIADRRFHSFSVGTLLALAALGSTVRWILVFAFPNVIVFCLAQTLHSCSFAMGHYSFMKYLIKHIPHAQIPKAQGMYSALALSWSTAVFTILGGYLYEIEPRYAFIGMIICTIPSMLLALVYRKWENKKEAGAVQLAR, via the coding sequence ATGAACTCACAACGCTGGATGAGTCGGCAATTTTTTTGTTTTTTTATGACTTGGGGCATCTTTCTTCCCTATTGGACGGGGTGGATGATTCATACAAAAGGAGTTACGATTTCTGAAGCCAGTTTGATCATGAGTTTGGGACTGGCTGCACGAGGACTTTCCACATTAGTGGTGTTTCCTTATTTTTCAGAGAGATTCAGCAGTAAAACGTTACTAAATGGGATGGCCTTCGGTACCTTGCTTGCCATTCTATGCTGTATTCCGGCAAGTTCCTTTGCCAGCTTGCTTGCAGCAACGTTACTTTTGCATATTTTCTACCCAACATTAATGCCTGCTTTGGACAGCGCAGCGGGTGTCCTTGTGCAAAGCAATCAATTGAAACATTACGGGAAGAGCCGTTCTTGGGGATCGATCGGGTTTGTGGCGGCTGGAATGGTCTTGTCCATCTTTACAGGAGCGCTTGGTGATCACGTCATTTTATGGGCATTATTACTCGGTACTGCTGTTTTTGTGGTCCTTAGTTTAACGCGTGCACCCGTTGTTTTATCTGAAAAGCCGCAAACAGATCCTGCAAAAAAAGGCGGGATGATGAAATTATTTCATATTAAACACTTTGGCTTGGTGCTTGTCATCGTGATTTTACTTCAGGCTGCACACGCGGCTTACTACAGCTACGGCTACATTTTTTTACAAAGTATCCATGCACCGAAATATTTGATTGGTGTGATTCTGAACATTGCCGTACTCGCTGAAATCCTGTTCTTCACCATCGCGGATCGCCGCTTTCATTCATTTTCAGTTGGTACTTTACTGGCGCTTGCTGCCCTTGGTTCAACGGTAAGATGGATATTAGTGTTTGCCTTTCCGAATGTCATCGTTTTCTGTCTTGCCCAAACATTGCATTCATGCTCATTTGCGATGGGGCATTATTCCTTTATGAAATACTTAATCAAACACATCCCCCATGCGCAAATTCCTAAAGCACAAGGGATGTATTCCGCACTGGCCCTTAGCTGGAGTACAGCGGTGTTCACGATTTTGGGCGGCTATTTATATGAAATCGAGCCAAGATACGCCTTTATCGGAATGATCATTTGCACCATTCCATCTATGCTGCTGGCACTGGTATATCGGAAATGGGAGAATAAAAAAGAAGCAGGTGCGGTCCAATTAGCCCGATGA
- the srlE gene encoding PTS glucitol/sorbitol transporter subunit IIB has translation MTEYRSIKIVKGSGGFGGPLTVTPTVEKNKIVYITGGGAKPAIVDKIAELTGAVPVNGFQTSVPETEIALAIIDCGGTLRCGIYPQKRIPTVNIMPTGKSGPLAKFITEDIYVSAVDVDQIQLVNGAEAQTAASAEKIQDPERDFKYSADKKISQTLAASKNKSIITKFGLGAGKVINTFYQAGRDAVQTMINTIIPFMAFVSLLIGIIQGSGIGNVFAKLMSPLAGNIWGLVLIGFICSLPFLSPLLGPGAVIAQVIGTLIGVEIGKGNVPPHLALPALFAINTQNACDFIPVGLGLAEAEAETVEVGVPSVLYSRFLIGVPRVIVAWLASFGLYH, from the coding sequence ATGACAGAATATCGTTCGATTAAAATTGTCAAAGGCAGCGGCGGTTTCGGAGGCCCCTTAACGGTCACCCCCACTGTAGAAAAAAATAAGATCGTCTATATTACTGGCGGCGGTGCCAAACCGGCAATCGTGGATAAAATAGCCGAGCTTACCGGGGCTGTACCAGTTAATGGTTTCCAAACCTCAGTTCCAGAAACAGAAATTGCCCTGGCCATTATCGATTGCGGGGGAACATTACGCTGCGGAATTTATCCGCAAAAACGAATTCCAACCGTAAATATTATGCCAACAGGCAAGAGCGGGCCATTGGCTAAATTTATAACAGAGGATATCTATGTGTCCGCTGTTGATGTTGATCAAATACAGCTGGTGAATGGTGCGGAGGCCCAGACAGCGGCATCGGCTGAAAAAATTCAAGATCCTGAAAGGGATTTCAAATATAGTGCGGATAAGAAAATTTCACAAACCTTGGCTGCAAGTAAAAATAAAAGTATTATCACAAAGTTCGGCCTTGGTGCTGGAAAGGTAATTAATACCTTCTATCAGGCAGGCCGTGATGCCGTTCAGACCATGATTAATACGATCATTCCGTTCATGGCTTTTGTTTCATTACTAATCGGAATCATCCAAGGTTCAGGAATTGGGAATGTATTTGCCAAATTGATGTCGCCACTTGCAGGGAATATTTGGGGATTAGTCTTGATCGGCTTTATTTGTTCGCTGCCATTCTTATCTCCTTTACTTGGACCAGGTGCTGTCATCGCACAGGTAATCGGAACACTCATTGGTGTTGAAATCGGCAAGGGCAATGTGCCGCCGCATTTAGCACTGCCTGCATTGTTTGCGATCAATACACAAAATGCCTGTGACTTCATCCCAGTAGGATTAGGTCTTGCAGAAGCCGAGGCTGAAACGGTTGAGGTTGGGGTGCCATCGGTCTTGTACTCCAGGTTCTTAATAGGGGTGCCGAGGGTTATTGTGGCATGGCTGGCTAGTTTCGGACTTTATCATTAA
- a CDS encoding GGDEF domain-containing phosphodiesterase produces the protein MGYKGRTIAILFVIICEFIFTFLDIQQHNQVTSFEISLTVLILIPMYFFGLQYDKARYYANELKDLFENNHIMLWKWESKTNSAIVSSGCEQIYGFSSKDFLNDGLLWLKAVYKKDTKIAQEFEKETLQGKSFSAQYRIVDQSGKIKWIQNMADPVFDKTGKFIKISGVTIDITKQKEQDINYKNLIEVSPIAMMILKNDEILNMNKEGLKLVGADSLEQVIGKKVNTFFPEEQQNINQLLLGEQDALPYHEYKLKRTNGSIVDVESTGIKTIYDDEETILVVLKNITKEKKMKLKLKEAEEKYRSISEESLVGVYIYADGKITYINKEVERILGYSREEVLEMDVLELFVEKQHALAANNIERLLNTETHSLTEDLLIKTKSGEIRDVEIRSVVTTFNNKKAIIGTIIDVTNEKRVENELNIVLQELQNMAFHDTLTGLLNRNSLNRYLEEQLQVLNPIKDSLSILFIDFDRFKNINDTLGHKYGDLMLQKASEILASCVNNKELVFRYGGDEFVIALNKTNASEAEIIAQNIIEKFSDSIFLDEIEVFTTPSIGISVFPHDGGNTEELIKAADLAMYFAKESGKNNYKFFNTSIGERINRSSVIERELRKALKEKQFILYFQPKIDLKTNQIIGYESLIRWNHPEMGMIPPNDFIPIAEETGLIAKLGEWVLEEACQKVQELGRQLPIAINISVKQFADVNFVKNTKEIIEKTHCHPSLLEFEITESIMQDVFSSIKIVKELKEMGIKISMDDFGTGYSNLSILNEMDLDILKIDRSFVKKMTDNEKSLSLVKTIITMGHSLGFEIVAEGIETLEQLELLKQFECDIGQGYYFNPPLPFNEIMKQDSFNT, from the coding sequence ATGGGTTATAAAGGAAGAACAATTGCCATTTTATTCGTCATAATTTGCGAATTTATTTTTACTTTTTTAGATATACAACAACATAATCAGGTCACTTCCTTCGAAATAAGTTTGACAGTTCTAATACTGATCCCCATGTATTTCTTTGGGCTCCAGTATGATAAAGCACGATATTACGCCAATGAATTAAAAGACCTCTTTGAAAACAATCATATTATGCTTTGGAAATGGGAAAGCAAAACCAACTCAGCCATTGTATCCAGCGGCTGCGAACAAATATATGGATTTAGCAGTAAGGATTTTCTAAATGATGGTCTCTTATGGTTGAAGGCCGTTTACAAAAAGGATACAAAAATTGCTCAGGAATTTGAAAAAGAAACACTTCAGGGTAAAAGCTTTTCCGCACAGTATCGAATTGTGGATCAAAGCGGGAAAATAAAATGGATCCAAAATATGGCTGACCCTGTTTTTGATAAGACTGGGAAATTCATCAAAATCAGTGGTGTCACCATCGATATCACAAAGCAAAAGGAACAGGATATTAATTATAAAAATTTAATTGAGGTTTCCCCTATTGCCATGATGATTTTAAAAAATGATGAAATCTTAAATATGAATAAAGAAGGCTTAAAATTAGTTGGGGCCGATTCGTTGGAACAGGTGATCGGCAAAAAAGTGAATACCTTTTTTCCTGAAGAACAGCAAAATATCAATCAATTATTATTAGGAGAGCAAGACGCCTTGCCCTACCATGAATATAAATTAAAAAGAACGAATGGATCTATTGTTGACGTGGAATCAACAGGGATTAAAACGATTTATGATGACGAAGAAACGATATTGGTGGTATTGAAAAATATCACCAAAGAGAAAAAAATGAAATTGAAATTGAAAGAAGCGGAAGAGAAATATCGCAGTATTTCAGAAGAATCACTGGTCGGAGTCTATATTTACGCAGATGGAAAAATCACGTATATCAACAAAGAAGTAGAAAGAATTCTTGGATACTCGCGGGAAGAAGTGCTCGAGATGGATGTCCTTGAATTGTTTGTTGAAAAGCAGCATGCTCTTGCAGCTAATAATATTGAACGATTGCTTAACACGGAGACCCATTCCTTGACGGAAGATTTATTAATAAAAACGAAATCAGGAGAAATACGAGACGTTGAAATTAGGTCAGTTGTTACAACCTTCAACAATAAAAAAGCGATCATTGGAACCATCATCGATGTCACAAACGAAAAAAGAGTGGAAAATGAATTAAATATAGTGTTACAAGAGCTGCAAAATATGGCCTTTCACGATACATTAACAGGCCTTTTAAATCGAAATTCTCTTAATAGATATTTAGAAGAACAATTACAAGTCCTAAATCCAATAAAAGATTCTCTATCTATTTTATTCATTGACTTTGACCGGTTTAAGAATATTAATGATACGTTAGGCCATAAGTATGGAGACCTAATGCTCCAAAAAGCCTCTGAAATTTTAGCATCCTGTGTTAACAACAAAGAACTGGTTTTTCGATACGGAGGGGACGAATTTGTCATTGCGTTAAACAAAACGAACGCTTCCGAAGCAGAAATCATTGCACAAAATATCATTGAAAAGTTTTCAGACAGTATATTTTTAGATGAAATCGAAGTATTCACAACCCCGAGTATCGGAATAAGTGTCTTTCCACATGACGGAGGTAATACGGAAGAATTAATAAAAGCAGCTGATTTGGCCATGTATTTCGCCAAAGAAAGCGGTAAAAACAATTATAAGTTTTTTAACACATCCATCGGAGAAAGAATAAATAGAAGTAGTGTGATTGAAAGAGAATTGAGAAAGGCATTGAAGGAAAAACAATTTATTCTTTATTTCCAACCCAAAATAGATCTTAAAACCAATCAAATCATTGGCTATGAATCATTAATCCGCTGGAATCATCCGGAAATGGGCATGATCCCGCCAAATGATTTTATTCCAATAGCCGAAGAAACTGGTTTAATCGCCAAATTAGGTGAATGGGTTTTAGAAGAAGCTTGTCAAAAAGTACAAGAACTCGGCAGGCAACTTCCCATCGCCATCAATATTTCAGTAAAACAATTTGCAGATGTCAATTTCGTGAAGAACACAAAAGAAATCATTGAAAAAACTCACTGCCATCCGTCTTTATTAGAATTCGAAATCACCGAAAGTATCATGCAGGACGTGTTTTCGAGCATAAAGATTGTGAAAGAACTGAAAGAAATGGGCATCAAAATTTCCATGGATGACTTCGGAACAGGCTATTCCAATTTAAGCATTCTAAATGAAATGGATCTCGACATATTAAAAATAGATCGCTCTTTTGTAAAAAAAATGACCGATAATGAAAAATCTCTTTCACTCGTGAAAACCATTATCACTATGGGCCATAGTTTAGGATTTGAAATTGTGGCAGAAGGAATTGAAACATTAGAACAGCTGGAATTATTAAAACAATTTGAATGCGATATCGGACAAGGCTACTATTTTAACCCGCCACTGCCATTTAATGAAATTATGAAACAAGACTCTTTCAACACCTGA
- a CDS encoding PTS glucitol/sorbitol transporter subunit IIA — translation MKTIYESKIKSIGTLADSFLEEKMVILFGDEAPQELKDFCYNIDVVGTDGEIQAGQKLFINGEKFNITSVGDVVQRNLTTLGHITLRFDGSTSPELPGTLYLENKDIPSIDLDTKLKIISE, via the coding sequence ATGAAAACAATTTATGAAAGCAAAATCAAGAGCATAGGTACACTTGCAGATTCTTTTTTAGAAGAAAAGATGGTTATTTTGTTCGGTGATGAAGCACCTCAAGAACTTAAGGATTTTTGCTATAACATTGATGTTGTTGGGACAGACGGAGAGATCCAAGCAGGGCAAAAGCTCTTTATCAATGGTGAAAAATTTAACATTACATCGGTAGGTGATGTCGTTCAAAGAAACCTAACGACATTAGGCCATATAACCCTTCGTTTTGACGGATCTACATCCCCAGAACTGCCGGGAACATTATATTTGGAAAATAAAGATATTCCATCCATTGATTTGGACACCAAACTAAAGATTATAAGTGAATAG